One Pseudonocardia abyssalis DNA segment encodes these proteins:
- a CDS encoding DUF72 domain-containing protein, with protein MRCSARCCASTGWRWSSPTRRARGRCSDEVTADSVYVRLHGRDELYAGGYTPDALDAWATRVSAWRDAGLDVVVYFDNDGKVHAPHDAIALAQRLAP; from the coding sequence ATCCGGTGTTCCGCGCGCTGCTGCGCGAGCACGGGGTGGCGCTGGTCGTCGCCGACTCGGCGGGCACGTGGCCGGTGTTCCGATGAGGTCACGGCGGATTCCGTCTACGTCCGGCTGCACGGCCGGGACGAGCTGTACGCGGGCGGGTACACCCCCGACGCCCTTGACGCCTGGGCCACCCGCGTGTCGGCGTGGCGCGACGCGGGGCTCGACGTGGTCGTGTACTTCGACAACGACGGGAAGGTGCACGCCCCCCACGACGCGATCGCGTTGGCTCAGCGGCTGGCGCCGTGA